A section of the Falco peregrinus isolate bFalPer1 chromosome 3, bFalPer1.pri, whole genome shotgun sequence genome encodes:
- the CHMP4C gene encoding charged multivesicular body protein 4c, which translates to MSKISKFFKGGGSAASKGRRGPSPQEALARLRETEEMLSKKQEYLETRIERELAAARQYGTKNKRAALQALKRKKRYEKQLSQIDGTLSTIEFQREALENSHTNTEVLKNMGYAAQAMKKVHENMDLNKIDDLMQDITEQQDVAQEISDAISNRAAFGEEFDEDELMAELEELEKEELNKGMRDIRLPSVPSTSLPSHPASTRKRAEDEDEMKKLAAWAS; encoded by the exons ATGAGCAAGATTTCCAAATTCTTCAAGGGGGGCGGCTCGGCCGCCTCCAAGGGCCGTCGGGGCCCCTCGCCGCAGGAAGCGTTGGCGCGGCTGCGGGAGACGGAGGAGATGCTCAGCAAGAAGCAGGAGTACCTGGAGACGAGGATCGAGCGGGAGCTGGCGGCAGCCCGGCAGTACGGCACCAAGAACAAGCGAG CTGCCTTACaagcactgaagagaaaaaagagataTGAGAAACAGTTGAGTCAAATTGATGGGACACTTTCAACCATTGAATTCCAGAGAGAGGCATTGGAAAATTCCCACACCAACACAGAAGTGCTCAAGAACATGGGTTATGCTGCACAAGCTATGAAAAAAGTACATGAAAATAT GGACTTGAACAAAATTGATGATTTGATGCAAGATATCACTGAACAGCAAGATGTTGCCCAGGAAATTTCAGATGCTATCTCAAATCGAGCTGCCTTTGGTGAAGAGTTTGATGAG GATGAGTTGATGGCAGAATTAGAAGAACTGGAGAAAGAAGAATTGAACAAAGGAATGAGAGATATCAGGTTGCCAAGTGTTCCGTCCACATCGCTGCCTTCTCACCCCG catcAACCAGGAAGAGAGCAGAGGATGAAGATGAAATGAAGAAGTTGGCTGCCTGGGCTTCATAA
- the ZFAND1 gene encoding AN1-type zinc finger protein 1 isoform X1, producing MAELELGQHCGVAECRQLDFLPFVCDGCSGVFCLQHRSRDAHGCSEVNIRNNSMKPDQHRSYPCSYKDCNGKELLPVLCPYCEKQFCLRHRHQSDHECERLDTPKPRMAATQQLVKNIIDSKKSEESKRKKCKGAKNSETAAKVALMKLKMHACGDKSLPQTERIYFQVFLPKGNKEKSKPMFFCSKWSIGKVVDFAASLASLKNDNNKSTSQKLRLCHTASGEALPFEHTLETWLSDKDCPLYNGGNIILEYLDNDVLFIEDTESYFS from the exons ATGGcggagctggagctggggcagcactgCGGGGTGGCGGAGTGCCGCCAGCTTG attttctccCCTTTGTATGTGATGGCTGTTCAGGTGTCTTTTG CCTTCAGCACAGGAGCCGGGATGCTCACGGGTGTTCTGAG GTGAATATAAGAAACAATTCTATGAAACCAGACCAGCACAGATCTTACCCATGCTCATACAAGGACTGCAATGGAAAGGAGCTTTTGCCAGTTTTATGTCCCTACTGTGAAAAACAATTTTGTCTAAG ACACCGGCATCAATCAGACCATGAATGTGAGAGACTGGACACACCAAAACCTCGAATGGCTGCCACCCAGCAGCTAGTTAAAAATATTATAG ATTCTAAAAAAAGTGAGGAATCAAAACGCAAAAAATGTAAAGGAGCAAAGAAcagtgaaacagcagcaaaagtggcattaatgaaactgaaaatgcatgcaTGTGGGGACAAGTCCTTGCCTCAG acAGAGAGAATTtactttcaagtatttttaccAAAGGggaacaaagagaaaagcaagcctATGTTCTTTTGCAGTAAGTGGAGTATTGGCAAAGTAGTAGATTTTGCAGCTTCCTTAGCAAGCCTTAAAAATGACAACAACAAATCAACATCCCAG AAACTGAGATTATGCCATACTGCCTCTGGAGAAGCCTTGCCATTTGAACACACATTGGAAACATGGCTATCTGATAAAGACTGTCCATTATACAATGGTGGAAATATAATTCTGGAGTATCTTGATAATGATGTTCTATTTATAGAAGATACAGAGTCGTACTTTAGTTAG
- the ZFAND1 gene encoding AN1-type zinc finger protein 1 isoform X2, with amino-acid sequence MKPDQHRSYPCSYKDCNGKELLPVLCPYCEKQFCLRHRHQSDHECERLDTPKPRMAATQQLVKNIIDSKKSEESKRKKCKGAKNSETAAKVALMKLKMHACGDKSLPQTERIYFQVFLPKGNKEKSKPMFFCSKWSIGKVVDFAASLASLKNDNNKSTSQKLRLCHTASGEALPFEHTLETWLSDKDCPLYNGGNIILEYLDNDVLFIEDTESYFS; translated from the exons ATGAAACCAGACCAGCACAGATCTTACCCATGCTCATACAAGGACTGCAATGGAAAGGAGCTTTTGCCAGTTTTATGTCCCTACTGTGAAAAACAATTTTGTCTAAG ACACCGGCATCAATCAGACCATGAATGTGAGAGACTGGACACACCAAAACCTCGAATGGCTGCCACCCAGCAGCTAGTTAAAAATATTATAG ATTCTAAAAAAAGTGAGGAATCAAAACGCAAAAAATGTAAAGGAGCAAAGAAcagtgaaacagcagcaaaagtggcattaatgaaactgaaaatgcatgcaTGTGGGGACAAGTCCTTGCCTCAG acAGAGAGAATTtactttcaagtatttttaccAAAGGggaacaaagagaaaagcaagcctATGTTCTTTTGCAGTAAGTGGAGTATTGGCAAAGTAGTAGATTTTGCAGCTTCCTTAGCAAGCCTTAAAAATGACAACAACAAATCAACATCCCAG AAACTGAGATTATGCCATACTGCCTCTGGAGAAGCCTTGCCATTTGAACACACATTGGAAACATGGCTATCTGATAAAGACTGTCCATTATACAATGGTGGAAATATAATTCTGGAGTATCTTGATAATGATGTTCTATTTATAGAAGATACAGAGTCGTACTTTAGTTAG